In Anopheles gambiae chromosome 2, idAnoGambNW_F1_1, whole genome shotgun sequence, a single window of DNA contains:
- the LOC1281591 gene encoding uncharacterized protein LOC1281591 isoform X2: protein MGKHDMKRGISQRSSDAGESPKHYASTNLVGKFTQSVRRIVQDVKDEGSPSGMSREELLETNERLRAVRLRLEESYDTAKKALVNLMNKYGDSKSQRNIFNRYPMLKLMIKDVIRLETQYWTLVEIPKQEKLETVPAFVLRACSIMEKSQKSGEGVKTSAKLAEEAAERRERMERLETMTTAQIEQENTQMINDLYRLLKKYTGLRNLIRELKSEYGNSKIYPIFPRYTMLKDMIKDIMHDPDYMEVCHEVDN from the exons ATGGGCAAGCACGACATGAAGCGCGGCATCTCCCAGCGATCCTCGGATGCCGGCG AATCTCCCAAGCATTATG CTTCAACAAATTTAGTTGGCAAATTTACACAAAGCGTCCGACGAATAGTGCAAGACGTTAAGGATGAAGGTTCGCCGA GTGGTATGAGCCGCGAGGAGCTGCTCGAGACAAACGAACGGCTGCGGGCGGTCCGGCTCCGGTTGGAGGAATCGTACGATACCGCCAAGAAGGCGCTGGTCAACCTGATGAACAAATACGGCGACTCCAAGAGCCAGCGCAACATCTTCAATCGCTACCCGATGCTGAAGCTCATGATCAAG GATGTGATCCGGCTGGAAACGCAGTACTGGACGCTGGTCGAGATCCCGAAGCAGGAGAAGCTAGAAACGGTGCCGGCGTTCGTACTGCGTGCCTGCAGCATTATggagaagtcgcaaaagtcgggCGAGGGCGTGAAGACGTCCGCCAAGCTTGCGGAGGAAGCCGCCGAACGGCGCGAACGGATGGAGCGACTGGAAA CAATGACCACGGCACAGATCGAGCAGGAAAACACGCAGATGATCAACGATCTGTACCGTCTGCTCAAGAAGTACACCGGTCTAAGGAACTTGATTCGAGAGCTGAAG TCCGAGTACGGTAACTCCAAAATCTATCCCATCTTCCCGCGGTACACGATGCTGAAGGACATGATCAAGGACATCATGCACGACCCGGACTACATGGAGGTTTGTCACGAGGTGGACAACTGA
- the LOC1281591 gene encoding uncharacterized protein LOC1281591 isoform X1, with the protein MIKSPKHYASTNLVGKFTQSVRRIVQDVKDEGSPSGMSREELLETNERLRAVRLRLEESYDTAKKALVNLMNKYGDSKSQRNIFNRYPMLKLMIKDVIRLETQYWTLVEIPKQEKLETVPAFVLRACSIMEKSQKSGEGVKTSAKLAEEAAERRERMERLETMTTAQIEQENTQMINDLYRLLKKYTGLRNLIRELKSEYGNSKIYPIFPRYTMLKDMIKDIMHDPDYMEVCHEVDN; encoded by the exons AATCTCCCAAGCATTATG CTTCAACAAATTTAGTTGGCAAATTTACACAAAGCGTCCGACGAATAGTGCAAGACGTTAAGGATGAAGGTTCGCCGA GTGGTATGAGCCGCGAGGAGCTGCTCGAGACAAACGAACGGCTGCGGGCGGTCCGGCTCCGGTTGGAGGAATCGTACGATACCGCCAAGAAGGCGCTGGTCAACCTGATGAACAAATACGGCGACTCCAAGAGCCAGCGCAACATCTTCAATCGCTACCCGATGCTGAAGCTCATGATCAAG GATGTGATCCGGCTGGAAACGCAGTACTGGACGCTGGTCGAGATCCCGAAGCAGGAGAAGCTAGAAACGGTGCCGGCGTTCGTACTGCGTGCCTGCAGCATTATggagaagtcgcaaaagtcgggCGAGGGCGTGAAGACGTCCGCCAAGCTTGCGGAGGAAGCCGCCGAACGGCGCGAACGGATGGAGCGACTGGAAA CAATGACCACGGCACAGATCGAGCAGGAAAACACGCAGATGATCAACGATCTGTACCGTCTGCTCAAGAAGTACACCGGTCTAAGGAACTTGATTCGAGAGCTGAAG TCCGAGTACGGTAACTCCAAAATCTATCCCATCTTCCCGCGGTACACGATGCTGAAGGACATGATCAAGGACATCATGCACGACCCGGACTACATGGAGGTTTGTCACGAGGTGGACAACTGA